The proteins below come from a single Elusimicrobiaceae bacterium genomic window:
- a CDS encoding M20/M25/M40 family metallo-hydrolase, which yields MKKIVSYLLILSVIFCSGNVFALTPVKPNKYRSLLLNRFLEYVQVDSQSQYGQFYGDWVMSEDVAKAGELLYQEISGILSKNNAESSIHFSQDKPSIHFSQDKYIYVHFPSNLPEKLTATVPVLGMSAHYDTTPEAPGKGIKPQVIRSYQGGKVVINEENGIVLDPQSSDTYLNQLVGQTIVTSDGTTILGADDKAGTAIIVTLIQTLAENPQMAHGTLQFMLVPSEDVGLAAHRVDTDYFKPEIYYDFDGEVDGEIMEESFTAKGFVVTLRGRAAHPSEAASQNGLEVSEVLGAFLQQINQANDLKPNQSSGREPYIRFAAHDIKPGDEAESLRLQGYARFFTDNEWSRMKDLVQSAIDHVNVVYGTKNEVLIDESSQYKNLADGMHPLTKNIVAQAATDAGVTPRFITVRGGITPGMMNARHGITGMGLWTGQQRVHSVYEWLSEKDMFSAYKTGLNIIEQTIKQSLDAHENKQQLQRDLSRR from the coding sequence ATGAAAAAAATTGTTTCTTATTTGTTAATATTGTCCGTAATTTTCTGTAGCGGCAATGTTTTTGCTCTTACGCCGGTAAAACCCAATAAATATCGTTCCTTGCTGTTGAACCGCTTTTTGGAATATGTACAAGTGGATAGCCAAAGCCAATACGGCCAGTTTTATGGAGATTGGGTCATGAGCGAAGATGTAGCCAAAGCGGGCGAACTTTTGTACCAAGAAATCAGCGGCATTTTGAGCAAAAACAATGCAGAATCTTCTATTCACTTTTCCCAAGATAAACCTTCTATTCATTTTTCTCAAGATAAATACATCTATGTTCATTTCCCCTCTAACCTTCCAGAAAAATTAACAGCCACCGTCCCCGTATTGGGCATGAGCGCTCATTACGATACCACCCCCGAAGCTCCGGGCAAAGGCATTAAGCCGCAAGTAATCAGAAGTTATCAGGGTGGCAAAGTAGTCATCAATGAAGAAAACGGTATCGTGTTAGATCCCCAATCTTCCGACACCTATTTAAATCAATTAGTCGGTCAAACCATCGTCACTTCAGACGGCACCACTATTTTAGGAGCAGATGACAAAGCAGGCACTGCCATCATCGTCACTCTTATCCAAACCTTAGCCGAAAATCCCCAAATGGCACATGGCACATTGCAATTTATGTTGGTCCCCAGCGAAGATGTAGGCTTGGCCGCTCATCGCGTAGATACTGATTATTTCAAACCTGAAATTTATTACGATTTTGACGGAGAGGTAGACGGAGAAATCATGGAAGAAAGTTTTACAGCCAAAGGTTTCGTGGTGACCTTGCGCGGACGTGCCGCTCACCCCTCGGAGGCCGCTTCCCAAAACGGATTAGAAGTTTCCGAAGTTTTAGGTGCTTTTTTACAACAAATCAACCAAGCTAACGATTTAAAACCCAATCAAAGTTCCGGCAGAGAACCTTATATCCGTTTTGCCGCCCACGATATTAAACCGGGAGACGAAGCGGAATCGCTGCGTTTGCAAGGTTATGCCCGCTTCTTTACCGATAATGAATGGAGCCGCATGAAAGACTTAGTACAATCTGCCATTGACCACGTAAACGTAGTATATGGCACTAAAAATGAAGTACTGATAGACGAATCCAGCCAATACAAAAACTTAGCTGACGGAATGCACCCTTTGACCAAAAATATTGTAGCGCAAGCCGCTACCGATGCAGGAGTCACCCCCCGTTTTATTACAGTGCGCGGAGGCATCACTCCCGGCATGATGAATGCCAGACACGGCATTACCGGTATGGGGTTATGGACAGGGCAACAACGTGTCCATTCCGTTTATGAATGGTTAAGCGAAAAGGATATGTTTTCTGCTTATAAAACCGGCTTAAATATTATTGAGCAAACTATCAAACAAAGCCTTGATGCTCATGAAAACAAACAACAGCTACAAAGAGATTTGAGCAGAAGATAA
- a CDS encoding bifunctional hydroxymethylpyrimidine kinase/phosphomethylpyrimidine kinase has protein sequence MKNRVLIVGSVAFDSVENSHGKAERVLGGAASYSSISASYFALPNIVAVVGTDFTTQDKAPFKKCGVDISGLEVKEGKTFHWGGSYDKDLKNATTHFTDLNVFQDFNPVLSEEQKNAKAVFLANIDPELQLSVLKQVKNPKLVACDTMNYWISSRKEALLKVLKKTDLFFLNEAEARQLTGEYNLITAGKKILKLGAKHVIIKLGPNGSMLVSKLGIVQFPPFVLEHVYDTTGAGDTFGGGATGYLASLRKWDTLSAIKRAMMIGNVMASFTIESFSVKRLASIKEGEIEKRLKEYTSMLRF, from the coding sequence ATGAAAAATCGTGTACTCATAGTAGGTTCTGTAGCTTTTGACTCTGTAGAAAACTCGCATGGCAAAGCCGAGCGCGTATTGGGCGGAGCTGCCAGCTACTCCTCCATTTCCGCCAGCTATTTTGCACTCCCCAACATTGTGGCGGTAGTCGGTACAGATTTTACGACACAAGACAAGGCTCCGTTTAAAAAATGCGGAGTAGATATTTCCGGACTTGAAGTGAAAGAAGGCAAGACGTTTCATTGGGGCGGAAGTTATGATAAAGACCTCAAAAATGCCACCACTCATTTTACGGATTTAAATGTTTTTCAGGATTTTAATCCTGTTCTGTCTGAAGAACAAAAAAATGCAAAAGCGGTTTTCTTAGCTAACATTGATCCCGAGCTTCAACTATCAGTACTCAAGCAGGTTAAAAACCCTAAATTGGTGGCCTGTGACACCATGAACTATTGGATTAGCTCGCGCAAAGAAGCCCTGCTCAAAGTATTGAAAAAGACCGACTTATTCTTTTTGAATGAAGCCGAAGCGCGTCAACTTACCGGAGAGTATAATTTAATTACCGCCGGAAAAAAGATTCTTAAATTGGGAGCCAAGCATGTTATTATCAAATTAGGCCCCAACGGATCTATGCTGGTCAGCAAATTAGGCATTGTACAGTTTCCTCCCTTTGTGTTAGAGCATGTGTACGATACTACCGGTGCCGGAGATACTTTTGGCGGCGGAGCAACGGGCTATCTGGCCAGTCTGCGCAAGTGGGACACTTTATCTGCCATCAAACGTGCGATGATGATTGGCAATGTGATGGCCTCTTTCACTATTGAATCTTTCAGCGTCAAACGTTTGGCTTCCATTAAAGAAGGCGAAATTGAAAAACGTCTCAAAGAATATACCTCTATGTTGCGTTTTTAG
- a CDS encoding type II secretion system protein → MKKGFTLLEILITVVLFGVLLSFTVPKFFSLIHKAQEGSTKHELVKLRTAIAAYYGENQGVYPTDDLGSLIPRYIESIPQANVPGLEPSNRVSAGNYETAFTKTGGWAYVNDPVDPRFGDIFVNTDKEDSYGKAWHTH, encoded by the coding sequence ATGAAGAAAGGCTTTACGCTGTTGGAAATCCTGATTACCGTTGTTTTGTTTGGTGTGTTGCTGAGCTTTACGGTGCCGAAGTTTTTTTCTTTAATCCATAAAGCACAAGAAGGAAGCACCAAACATGAATTGGTAAAACTTCGTACGGCCATTGCTGCTTATTACGGAGAAAATCAGGGTGTGTATCCCACCGATGATTTAGGTTCTTTGATTCCCCGATACATTGAGTCTATTCCACAGGCCAATGTGCCGGGGTTAGAGCCCAGCAATCGAGTGAGTGCAGGAAATTATGAAACTGCTTTTACAAAAACGGGCGGTTGGGCCTATGTCAACGATCCGGTAGATCCGCGTTTTGGGGATATTTTTGTAAATACGGATAAAGAAGACAGCTACGGTAAAGCCTGGCATACACACTAA
- a CDS encoding Nif3-like dinuclear metal center hexameric protein, translated as MTTREDVVSFINDYLQISNVPDSSLNGLQVEGRDTVQKIVFGVSASLELFKKAKQAGADMIVVHHGLLWGKEQALVGPFGRRVAFLLQNQISLLGYHLPLDKHPVIGHNALLLNSLHAQNVRSFAAYHGQEIGFCGEIEPQNLKDVVAQLEQTCQAHALTLPFGKEKVSRVGVVSGGGWSMLPDGVKMGLDLFITGSMDEPAQEICREGNINGVALGHYNSEKIGVCALMDLVASKFDVEVEFVDIKNPL; from the coding sequence ATGACTACGCGCGAGGACGTCGTTTCTTTTATAAACGACTATTTACAAATATCCAATGTGCCCGACAGCAGCCTTAACGGTTTGCAGGTGGAGGGACGGGATACGGTGCAAAAAATTGTCTTTGGCGTGTCTGCTAGTTTGGAACTTTTTAAAAAGGCCAAACAAGCGGGTGCCGATATGATAGTCGTGCATCATGGGTTATTGTGGGGAAAAGAACAAGCGTTGGTGGGTCCTTTTGGCCGGCGCGTTGCTTTTTTATTGCAAAACCAAATTAGTTTGCTGGGCTACCATTTGCCCTTAGATAAACATCCGGTCATTGGACATAATGCACTTTTGCTGAATAGTTTGCATGCTCAAAATGTCCGTTCGTTTGCTGCTTATCATGGACAAGAAATCGGTTTTTGCGGGGAGATTGAACCGCAAAATTTGAAAGATGTTGTCGCACAACTAGAGCAAACTTGTCAAGCGCATGCTTTGACATTGCCATTTGGAAAAGAAAAAGTGAGCCGTGTAGGCGTTGTAAGTGGCGGTGGCTGGAGTATGTTGCCGGACGGAGTGAAAATGGGGTTGGATTTGTTTATTACGGGAAGTATGGATGAGCCTGCACAGGAAATTTGCCGAGAAGGCAATATAAACGGTGTGGCTCTGGGGCATTACAACTCAGAAAAAATCGGAGTGTGTGCCTTGATGGATTTGGTGGCGAGCAAGTTTGACGTAGAAGTAGAATTTGTAGATATTAAAAATCCTCTTTAA
- a CDS encoding polymer-forming cytoskeletal protein → MSFLKKDSDFASGEHFSIVSAECYFQGTLSVQGSLRVDGKLEGSVDNARQVIVGEGGKIVGDVTAATVVCGGDIEGNVCAEMLEVLGKAAIKGDIRAQKMIVEEGGRIEGMCKIGGAEKTSAELEDKE, encoded by the coding sequence ATGAGCTTTTTGAAAAAAGATTCTGATTTCGCATCCGGAGAACATTTTTCCATCGTCAGTGCGGAATGCTACTTTCAAGGTACGTTAAGTGTGCAAGGTTCTTTGCGCGTAGACGGTAAATTGGAAGGTTCGGTAGATAATGCCCGTCAAGTAATCGTTGGAGAAGGCGGAAAAATCGTGGGAGACGTGACGGCCGCAACGGTTGTATGCGGAGGAGATATTGAAGGAAACGTCTGTGCCGAAATGTTAGAAGTATTGGGAAAAGCCGCCATTAAAGGTGACATCCGCGCTCAAAAAATGATTGTAGAAGAAGGGGGCCGCATTGAAGGAATGTGCAAGATTGGCGGTGCCGAAAAAACTTCTGCAGAACTAGAAGATAAAGAATAA
- a CDS encoding SurA N-terminal domain-containing protein, whose translation MISFLIKYKKAILIITLGFFIGSIAYIGLDSYQRGSFKDTAAIVGDTKITFRNLFKAADAQARLLRNNGVDVDENMMKGLNQEVLKGLISEEILNQAAQEFGLAVADYEVALDIHSFPQFNQDGKFNKAAYEYAVKHQLGVTPAQFEEQFRRSKLADRFRMALYSIYKLTPEEVRFAYLTQNGNMKNFEKNKKDFEKQLFETKMETAQQAFFDDFNNRVEIRTFLDEQ comes from the coding sequence ATGATATCTTTCCTCATCAAATATAAAAAGGCCATTTTAATTATTACTTTGGGCTTTTTCATCGGCAGTATCGCCTATATTGGGTTAGACTCGTACCAAAGAGGTTCTTTTAAAGATACAGCTGCTATCGTCGGTGATACCAAAATCACTTTCCGCAATTTGTTTAAAGCGGCCGATGCCCAAGCCCGCCTTTTGCGCAACAACGGCGTAGATGTAGATGAAAATATGATGAAAGGGCTCAATCAAGAAGTGTTGAAAGGATTAATCAGCGAAGAAATTTTAAATCAAGCTGCCCAAGAATTTGGTCTGGCGGTGGCAGATTATGAAGTGGCTTTGGATATTCACTCTTTCCCGCAGTTTAACCAAGATGGAAAATTTAATAAAGCCGCCTATGAATATGCCGTTAAACATCAGTTGGGTGTCACGCCGGCTCAGTTTGAAGAACAATTTCGACGCAGCAAATTGGCCGACCGCTTCCGCATGGCTTTGTACTCCATTTATAAACTCACGCCGGAAGAAGTGCGCTTTGCCTATTTGACCCAAAACGGCAATATGAAAAATTTTGAAAAAAATAAAAAAGATTTCGAAAAACAGTTATTTGAAACCAAAATGGAAACGGCCCAACAGGCTTTCTTTGATGATTTTAATAACCGTGTAGAAATCAGAACTTTCTTGGACGAACAATAA
- a CDS encoding N-acetylmuramoyl-L-alanine amidase has product MKKIFFYSIFLFLFFNPLKAEILPVAPYLPATESDSTRNAPITVQHPQEKAILPKEAKNIYLFGKINLKSPSLQINGVDVPLHKNGTFLTFLPVEQGNFQFLLTAQSEGKTYQAQRNIVVAGTPIQVFQARAKFDPQEIYPSKPAWFLPGDTLLLSARGTPGACVKAHLYGLKNGKSIELKESSRQPGLYQARFSIHQHQNPRSVKVSYSMYDKKSKTKAKIVAKEKIRILDPDTPLQPAFVKDSATKLRQIPVYQGSLYPFYRAFGEVLIDGRDNGLYRLRLSAEESAWLEEKKLKLFSPDRYQNNVLKEMDAISYPEKTQIRWTSQKQVPIYVQEFNNRLELSFYYTADFEENFNFDSTSALLEKIEWTQPQENQVKFILYFKAGLLWGHSYRYEGTDFVLDLNHRPTICATDAYPLKGARILLDAGHSPKRTNPYDGVVTPSGFLEYELTLPLAESIKAKLEKAGATVIMTREGNNFIGLTERYKKAMAEKAHIFISLHYNALHDTGNPLAAPRGYSVYYTYPHSFDLAESIYKSFNKYVPLPDNGLIADDVFFIPRISEIPSILVENAFPILPEQEEWVLSDKGKQILADTLYQGILSFYQKEYSQH; this is encoded by the coding sequence ATGAAAAAAATATTTTTTTATAGTATTTTCTTATTTTTATTTTTTAACCCGTTAAAAGCCGAAATTTTGCCGGTGGCTCCTTATTTGCCGGCTACAGAATCAGACTCCACCCGCAATGCCCCCATCACTGTACAGCATCCGCAAGAAAAAGCCATTCTGCCGAAAGAGGCCAAAAACATTTATTTATTCGGAAAAATCAATCTAAAATCTCCCTCTTTGCAGATCAACGGAGTAGATGTGCCCCTGCACAAAAATGGCACCTTTTTGACTTTTTTACCTGTAGAACAAGGAAATTTTCAATTTCTGTTAACCGCCCAAAGCGAAGGAAAGACCTATCAAGCACAACGTAATATTGTAGTAGCAGGCACCCCTATTCAAGTATTTCAGGCCAGAGCCAAATTTGACCCTCAAGAAATATATCCTTCCAAGCCGGCATGGTTTTTGCCGGGAGACACCTTGCTTTTATCTGCCAGAGGCACACCCGGTGCTTGTGTCAAAGCGCACCTTTACGGTCTTAAAAATGGAAAAAGTATAGAATTAAAAGAAAGTTCTCGGCAGCCGGGTTTATATCAGGCGCGTTTTTCCATTCATCAACATCAAAACCCTCGTTCCGTCAAAGTCAGCTACAGCATGTACGATAAAAAAAGTAAAACTAAGGCAAAAATTGTGGCAAAAGAAAAAATAAGAATATTGGATCCTGACACCCCTTTGCAACCCGCTTTTGTAAAAGATTCTGCCACAAAACTACGCCAAATACCCGTTTATCAAGGGAGTCTCTATCCCTTTTACCGCGCCTTCGGAGAAGTATTGATTGATGGAAGGGATAATGGACTTTATCGCTTGCGTTTATCAGCAGAGGAATCTGCTTGGCTGGAGGAAAAAAAGTTAAAACTATTTTCTCCAGACCGCTATCAAAACAATGTATTGAAAGAAATGGACGCTATTTCTTATCCTGAAAAAACGCAAATTCGCTGGACCTCTCAAAAACAAGTACCCATTTATGTACAAGAGTTTAATAATCGCTTAGAGTTGTCTTTTTATTATACGGCGGACTTTGAAGAAAATTTCAATTTTGATTCCACTTCGGCTTTATTGGAAAAAATAGAGTGGACTCAACCGCAGGAGAATCAAGTTAAGTTCATTTTGTATTTTAAGGCCGGATTGCTTTGGGGACATTCCTACCGATACGAAGGGACAGACTTTGTCTTGGATTTAAACCATCGCCCCACTATCTGCGCCACGGATGCCTATCCGCTAAAAGGTGCACGTATTTTATTAGATGCCGGTCATAGTCCCAAACGTACCAATCCTTATGACGGAGTGGTGACTCCTTCCGGATTCTTGGAATATGAATTAACCTTGCCTTTGGCCGAAAGTATAAAAGCCAAATTGGAAAAAGCCGGTGCCACCGTCATCATGACGCGCGAAGGCAATAATTTCATCGGTTTAACAGAACGATACAAAAAAGCGATGGCAGAAAAAGCGCATATTTTCATCAGTTTGCATTACAATGCTTTGCATGATACGGGCAACCCTTTGGCAGCCCCGCGCGGGTACTCTGTCTATTACACCTATCCGCACTCTTTTGATTTAGCCGAAAGCATTTACAAATCGTTTAACAAATATGTGCCGTTGCCGGACAATGGGTTAATTGCCGATGATGTCTTTTTTATTCCGCGCATATCAGAAATTCCCAGTATTTTAGTGGAAAACGCTTTTCCGATTTTACCCGAACAAGAAGAATGGGTATTAAGCGATAAAGGGAAACAAATTTTGGCCGATACTTTATATCAAGGCATTTTGAGCTTCTATCAAAAAGAATATTCCCAACACTAA
- the rdgB gene encoding RdgB/HAM1 family non-canonical purine NTP pyrophosphatase — protein MKILVATGNKHKFQEIMNILPHQTKKGENIDYVSLQEIEGPVLPPEDGLTLQANAELKAVYAAQHSGLWAISDDTGLSVDFLNGQPGVYTARYAGPTADTQANNTKLLQELQGLATSERTAHFCTIACLSDPQGKSICFEGILNGRIGCEYSGTNGFGYDPIFVVEGTDKTLAQMTEQEKNKISHRAKAFEKLAEYLVCL, from the coding sequence ATGAAAATACTGGTAGCTACCGGAAACAAGCATAAGTTTCAAGAAATTATGAATATTCTCCCCCATCAAACCAAGAAGGGGGAGAATATTGATTATGTATCCTTACAAGAAATAGAAGGGCCGGTTCTTCCTCCGGAAGACGGTCTTACATTACAAGCAAATGCTGAATTAAAAGCCGTTTACGCGGCTCAACATTCCGGTTTGTGGGCTATTTCTGATGATACCGGATTATCCGTAGATTTTTTAAACGGTCAACCGGGAGTTTATACCGCTCGTTATGCCGGCCCTACAGCCGATACCCAAGCCAACAACACCAAATTATTACAAGAATTGCAAGGACTTGCTACAAGTGAACGTACGGCGCATTTTTGTACGATTGCCTGCCTGTCAGACCCTCAAGGGAAATCTATCTGTTTTGAAGGCATTTTAAACGGTCGGATCGGATGTGAATATAGCGGAACAAACGGTTTTGGCTATGACCCTATTTTTGTGGTAGAAGGAACCGATAAAACGCTGGCCCAGATGACCGAACAAGAAAAAAACAAAATAAGTCACCGCGCCAAAGCCTTTGAAAAATTAGCCGAATATTTAGTTTGCTTATAA
- a CDS encoding M23 family metallopeptidase gives MGKKTNAISRFLSDRVDIIIMPRAGSSKKIKLTGLTFVIFIALWALFTLGSLWLWSKAYDYHLTKADNKLMRVKMQLISDELERGRKYLSLTQTTEQQMRQMLGMPGGKFINLPKGLQDKKQKEDDRAKQLFGSDLKEFDTEEFEKYIDSMQETAEERLASFQEIAWYFANQKEGLNSTPSIRPSSSRISSGFGYRRDPFGRPTGRMHKGLDFAGKPDSPIVSTADGVVRHTGWVNGYGQAVLIDHGFGYSTLYAHATGIKVKPGEVVKRGQIIAFMGTTGRSTGTHLHYEVWKDGQAVNPRNYFK, from the coding sequence ATGGGTAAAAAAACCAATGCTATCAGCCGTTTTTTAAGTGATCGGGTAGATATAATTATCATGCCTCGTGCGGGTTCGTCTAAAAAGATAAAACTAACCGGGCTGACTTTTGTTATTTTTATTGCGCTTTGGGCTCTTTTTACATTGGGGTCTCTTTGGTTGTGGAGTAAGGCCTATGATTACCATTTAACGAAGGCCGACAACAAATTAATGCGTGTAAAAATGCAACTGATTTCCGACGAATTAGAACGAGGAAGAAAATATTTATCTTTGACACAAACAACCGAACAACAAATGCGACAAATGTTAGGAATGCCCGGTGGAAAATTTATTAATTTACCCAAAGGTTTGCAAGATAAGAAGCAAAAAGAAGATGACCGCGCCAAGCAACTTTTTGGCAGTGATTTAAAAGAGTTTGATACGGAAGAATTTGAAAAATATATAGACAGCATGCAGGAAACGGCGGAAGAAAGATTGGCCTCTTTCCAAGAAATTGCGTGGTATTTTGCCAATCAAAAAGAAGGCTTAAACTCCACTCCTTCCATTCGTCCGTCTTCTTCTCGTATTAGTTCCGGTTTTGGATATCGGCGTGATCCTTTTGGCCGCCCGACGGGACGCATGCACAAAGGCTTGGATTTTGCCGGAAAGCCCGATAGTCCCATCGTCTCTACGGCTGACGGCGTGGTGCGTCATACAGGCTGGGTAAACGGCTATGGCCAAGCGGTACTTATTGATCATGGATTTGGTTATTCCACGCTTTATGCCCATGCTACCGGCATTAAAGTAAAACCGGGAGAAGTGGTAAAGCGCGGTCAAATTATTGCCTTTATGGGTACGACCGGCCGCAGCACCGGTACTCATTTGCATTATGAAGTATGGAAAGACGGACAAGCCGTCAATCCGAGAAACTATTTTAAATAA
- a CDS encoding prepilin peptidase, giving the protein MENLILLFSGIFGLIIGSFLNVCIYRIPKNKSIVWPASFCPKCGKHIAFYDNIPVLSYLILWGKCRHCKASISCQYPIVELLTGLLTVLFVWRWGLTPWTGVLLVAVYSLIILSVIDLELMIIPDRFSLGLIVWGLAFFWLNPNFDGTLLSCFLQSLIGAAVGFFGTLAVALLGYVLFKKEAMGGGDVKLMGGIGALLGWKGVITTIIFASVLGLVYSVILMIFKGKGKGDAIAFGPFLSAGALINMYYLVLPEMLAIQI; this is encoded by the coding sequence ATGGAAAATTTGATTTTGCTTTTTTCAGGAATTTTTGGCCTGATTATCGGAAGTTTTTTGAATGTTTGTATTTATCGTATCCCGAAGAATAAATCCATTGTGTGGCCTGCCTCTTTTTGTCCTAAATGTGGCAAACACATTGCTTTTTATGACAATATTCCCGTACTTAGTTATTTAATTTTGTGGGGGAAATGCCGCCACTGTAAGGCCTCTATCTCCTGCCAATATCCTATTGTGGAACTCTTAACGGGTCTTTTGACTGTTTTGTTTGTGTGGCGATGGGGTTTGACCCCTTGGACGGGAGTGTTGTTGGTGGCTGTATATAGTTTAATTATCTTGTCTGTGATTGATCTGGAGTTGATGATTATTCCGGATCGTTTTTCCTTAGGTCTGATTGTGTGGGGCTTGGCATTCTTTTGGCTAAATCCCAACTTTGACGGTACTCTTTTGTCTTGTTTTTTACAAAGTTTAATAGGGGCTGCTGTAGGCTTTTTTGGTACGTTGGCAGTAGCTTTGCTCGGATATGTATTATTTAAAAAAGAAGCTATGGGCGGCGGTGACGTGAAATTAATGGGGGGAATCGGTGCGCTGTTAGGTTGGAAAGGGGTGATTACTACCATTATTTTTGCTTCCGTTTTAGGTCTTGTTTACTCGGTCATCTTGATGATTTTTAAAGGGAAAGGAAAAGGGGACGCCATTGCTTTTGGTCCTTTTTTAAGTGCCGGTGCCTTGATTAATATGTATTATTTGGTGTTGCCGGAAATGTTGGCTATACAGATATAA
- a CDS encoding M20 family metallo-hydrolase encodes MAETKDLLKKIDTYRDFVIDIQTKMTACPAVSPEEGGLGEAAKAEVLLATLKEMKFDEIKVINIKDPKSPTGVRPNIIAKYYGQNRKKTFWVMAHMDVVPPGDLSLWKTDPYKAVVKGDKIYGRGTEDNQQGIVSGLLVAKAMMDLGIRPSVNYALLLNCDEEMGSNYGIEPILKKHAKIFGKDDSFMVPDGGCATGEMVEIAEKSQLWLKFTTIGKQTHSSTPANGNNAFIAGSHLVVALDELHKKFPKKDKLFDVQESIFCPTKKEANVPNINSIPGTDIFYLDCRVLPCYTLEKVLAEIKKITQKIEKKFKVKIKIEEVLRGVSKPTDKKAPIVSLVAQSVKAVYRNNPKIQGVGGGTVAASLRNEGFPAVVYSKLDETMHQPNEFSSIKNTMGDAKVFALVAMGLK; translated from the coding sequence ATGGCAGAAACGAAAGATTTGTTGAAAAAAATAGATACCTATCGTGATTTTGTAATTGATATACAGACCAAAATGACCGCCTGTCCCGCAGTCAGCCCGGAGGAGGGTGGCTTGGGTGAAGCGGCCAAAGCGGAAGTATTGTTGGCTACGCTGAAAGAAATGAAATTTGACGAAATTAAAGTAATTAATATCAAAGATCCCAAATCTCCCACCGGTGTGCGCCCCAATATTATTGCTAAATATTATGGTCAAAACCGCAAGAAAACTTTTTGGGTAATGGCCCATATGGACGTAGTGCCGCCGGGTGATTTGTCTTTGTGGAAAACCGACCCTTATAAAGCGGTGGTGAAAGGCGATAAAATCTACGGACGCGGTACGGAAGATAATCAACAGGGAATAGTGTCTGGTTTATTGGTAGCCAAAGCGATGATGGATTTGGGCATTCGTCCGTCTGTGAACTATGCCTTATTATTAAATTGTGATGAAGAAATGGGTAGCAACTACGGTATCGAACCGATTCTTAAAAAACACGCCAAGATTTTTGGAAAAGATGATAGTTTTATGGTGCCAGACGGCGGTTGTGCCACCGGTGAAATGGTGGAAATTGCCGAAAAGAGCCAATTGTGGTTGAAGTTTACCACCATCGGCAAACAAACCCATTCCTCTACTCCTGCCAATGGCAACAATGCTTTTATTGCCGGCAGTCATTTGGTAGTGGCTTTAGACGAATTGCATAAAAAATTCCCGAAAAAGGATAAACTTTTCGACGTGCAGGAAAGTATTTTCTGCCCTACCAAAAAAGAAGCCAATGTGCCCAACATCAACAGCATTCCCGGTACGGATATTTTCTACTTAGATTGCCGCGTGTTGCCTTGCTATACGTTGGAGAAAGTGTTGGCCGAAATTAAGAAAATCACTCAAAAAATTGAAAAGAAGTTTAAAGTGAAAATTAAAATTGAGGAAGTATTGCGCGGTGTTTCTAAACCTACCGATAAAAAGGCACCGATAGTTTCTTTGGTGGCGCAATCTGTAAAGGCCGTTTATCGCAATAATCCCAAAATTCAAGGTGTAGGTGGCGGAACGGTGGCAGCTTCTTTGCGCAACGAAGGCTTCCCCGCAGTGGTATATTCTAAGTTAGATGAAACCATGCACCAACCTAATGAATTCTCCAGCATTAAAAACACGATGGGAGATGCCAAAGTGTTTGCTTTGGTGGCTATGGGTTTGAAATAG